From Deltaproteobacteria bacterium, one genomic window encodes:
- a CDS encoding serine/threonine protein kinase, translating into MARKQKSAGKSAWGDDVTRYFFDLGPDEVLKAVEDAGYECTGLCYALNSYENRVYEVEIEPVRNGPPSTLAQPRRRVVKFYRPGRWTPDQIREEHQFIADLAGSEVPAVSPVPFPDGSTLREVPSGGIWYTVFPKIGGRIPDELDRPMLRRVGRLLGRLHMAGAARPARHRIRLTPETYGLANLEFLLSGGWFPAEQRDFFERVIREICSIADGLFDGVSMIRTHGDCHRGNLLVNGEQMFLVDFDDMVTAPPVQDLWLLLPGSGEEVRDDLEEMLEGYDEMNRFDRRTLHLIEPLRALRMIHFAAWIARRWQDPVFPRTFVQFNTPRYWNELANDLAEQLARIKEIP; encoded by the coding sequence GTGGCGCGCAAGCAGAAATCCGCCGGCAAGTCGGCCTGGGGCGATGATGTCACCCGCTACTTCTTCGACCTCGGCCCCGATGAAGTCCTGAAGGCCGTCGAAGACGCGGGCTATGAATGCACCGGACTCTGCTACGCGCTGAACAGCTACGAAAACCGTGTCTATGAAGTCGAAATCGAACCGGTCCGGAACGGCCCTCCGTCCACGCTCGCCCAGCCCAGGCGCCGGGTGGTGAAGTTCTACCGGCCGGGCCGCTGGACACCGGACCAGATACGGGAAGAACACCAGTTCATCGCCGATCTGGCGGGGTCTGAAGTCCCCGCTGTCAGTCCGGTTCCGTTCCCGGACGGCTCCACCCTGCGCGAAGTGCCCAGCGGCGGAATCTGGTACACGGTCTTTCCCAAGATCGGCGGCCGCATTCCCGACGAGCTGGACCGGCCCATGCTCCGGCGAGTGGGGAGGCTCCTTGGCCGGCTGCACATGGCCGGCGCCGCCCGGCCGGCCCGCCACCGGATACGGCTGACACCGGAAACCTACGGGCTGGCCAATCTGGAATTCCTGCTGTCGGGCGGCTGGTTCCCGGCCGAGCAGAGAGATTTCTTCGAACGGGTCATCCGGGAAATCTGCAGCATCGCCGACGGACTTTTCGACGGCGTTTCCATGATCCGTACCCACGGGGACTGTCACCGGGGGAACCTGCTGGTGAACGGCGAACAGATGTTCCTCGTGGATTTCGACGACATGGTGACCGCGCCGCCCGTGCAGGATTTGTGGCTGCTGCTTCCCGGCAGCGGCGAGGAAGTCCGGGACGATCTGGAAGAGATGCTTGAGGGCTATGACGAAATGAACCGTTTCGACCGCAGGACACTTCACCTTATCGAGCCGCTCCGGGCCCTCCGGATGATCCACTTCGCCGCCTGGATCGCCCGGAGATGGCAGGATCCGGTGTTTCCGCGCACGTTCGTCCAGTTCAACACGCCTCGCTACTGGAACGAACTGGCGAACGACCTCGCCGAGCAGCTCGCCCGGATCAAGGAAATCCCCTGA
- a CDS encoding DUF547 domain-containing protein, producing the protein MIVLDRTDYNGALRGLVDERGWINFRELLARRDQIDRFLSKAARVNAEMLRNRSVEDRKAYWFCVYHGLLVASILDHYPPERVRPVGAAPDPGDHADSVRRVPGFWTARAIRAGGERHTLRSIENDVLWKEFPDPRWPFVLARGGRSGAPIPAELPGGVRFDSYLDRRVQSFFRQRENYYRSGPDKTLFLSPVLLWDRERIMTQEGGPLPVHQSRPVSRWEEEEDAGDIQILLRFIMPFLDRQERMAIDPENYKIRYSYFDWRLPDTSPPAAPAPGSEAGDEDRQPLPLTDAPDVKGETVGEEMPEQPDSDDAPPVRFIPRP; encoded by the coding sequence GTGATCGTTCTCGACCGTACTGACTACAACGGCGCACTTCGTGGACTCGTGGACGAACGGGGATGGATCAACTTCCGGGAACTTCTCGCCCGCAGGGACCAGATCGACCGGTTTCTCTCCAAGGCTGCCCGCGTGAATGCCGAGATGCTTCGCAACCGTTCGGTGGAGGACCGCAAGGCCTACTGGTTCTGTGTGTACCATGGGCTTCTGGTCGCCTCGATTCTCGACCACTATCCACCGGAGCGTGTGCGGCCGGTGGGCGCCGCTCCCGACCCCGGGGACCATGCCGATTCGGTACGCCGCGTGCCGGGTTTCTGGACGGCACGGGCCATTCGTGCCGGTGGCGAACGCCATACGCTCAGGTCGATTGAGAACGATGTGCTCTGGAAAGAGTTCCCCGATCCCAGATGGCCTTTCGTGCTCGCTCGCGGCGGAAGGTCGGGCGCCCCGATTCCGGCCGAACTGCCGGGCGGTGTGCGGTTCGACAGTTATCTCGACCGGCGGGTTCAGTCGTTCTTCCGCCAGCGGGAGAACTACTACCGGTCAGGGCCTGACAAGACGCTGTTTCTCTCGCCGGTGCTGCTATGGGACCGGGAACGGATCATGACTCAAGAGGGCGGACCGCTTCCGGTCCACCAGAGCCGTCCGGTTTCCCGCTGGGAAGAAGAGGAAGACGCCGGCGACATTCAGATACTGCTCAGGTTCATCATGCCGTTTCTGGACCGGCAGGAACGGATGGCGATCGATCCCGAAAACTACAAGATCCGGTACAGCTATTTTGACTGGCGCCTGCCGGATACGTCTCCGCCGGCTGCACCGGCCCCCGGCAGCGAGGCTGGAGACGAAGACAGGCAGCCGCTGCCGCTGACGGATGCCCCGGATGTAAAGGGAGAGACCGTCGGTGAAGAGATGCCTGAGCAGCCGGATTCGGATGACGCTCCGCCGGTCAGGTTCATTCCCCGGCCATAG
- a CDS encoding DNA topoisomerase VI subunit B — translation MARKAKPSKASSQLDLMAVAESPAKPVPTKPAKALAEKPSTAPEPKRPQRRASAEDMAKKQREISVSEFFTKNRHLLGFDNPQKAMLTAIKEAVDNALDACEEAGILPEIEVAIREISEGRYRIAIDDNGPGIPKPQIPKVFGKLLYGSKFHRLKQSRGQQGIGISAAGMYAQLTTGKPVHVVSRTGKGRPAVALDITLNTRLNQPEMSNETVDEKYEKPHGTRVELELSGLYKKGKRSVDEYLMLTAVSNPHARIIFRPPAGEAVIYERASEELPVEALEIKPHPHGVELGMLIKMLQDTSGHTVKSALKGDFSRVSDMIAEEICQMAKVKPSAKPRNLTAHDIEALYKAMQTVKIMAPPSNCLSPIGEARLEASLKARFKAAFVTSTTRKPVVYRGNPFQIEVGLAYGGDLPADELCDVFRFANRVPLQYQQGACAIHRSVLTTDWKSYGLQQSRGALPTGPFVVMVHMASVWVPFTSESKEAIAHYDEIIKEIKLAIQECGRRLKLYVSGQRRTADEFAKRSYMQKYIPLVGEALRLLLELNQKQEQEVTDRLRKVLERTRATALPIRRKGTVSDEELAILRAADREAAAAQAAE, via the coding sequence ATGGCCCGCAAAGCAAAGCCCTCCAAGGCGAGTTCCCAGCTCGATCTGATGGCAGTGGCGGAATCACCGGCGAAACCGGTGCCCACGAAACCCGCAAAAGCACTGGCTGAAAAGCCTTCCACCGCGCCTGAGCCGAAGCGTCCGCAGCGTCGCGCCTCGGCCGAGGACATGGCGAAGAAGCAGCGGGAGATATCGGTCTCCGAGTTCTTCACGAAGAACCGCCATCTGCTCGGTTTCGACAATCCCCAGAAGGCGATGCTCACGGCGATCAAGGAGGCGGTCGACAACGCGCTCGACGCCTGCGAGGAAGCCGGGATCCTGCCGGAAATCGAGGTCGCCATCAGGGAAATTTCCGAAGGCCGGTACCGGATTGCCATTGACGACAACGGCCCCGGCATACCCAAGCCACAGATCCCCAAGGTGTTCGGAAAGCTGCTGTACGGTTCCAAGTTCCACCGGCTGAAGCAGAGCCGGGGCCAGCAGGGAATCGGGATATCGGCAGCAGGCATGTACGCGCAACTGACGACCGGCAAGCCGGTTCACGTGGTGTCGCGCACCGGGAAAGGCCGTCCGGCGGTGGCGCTGGACATCACGCTGAATACGCGCCTCAACCAGCCGGAAATGTCGAACGAGACGGTGGACGAGAAGTATGAAAAGCCCCACGGAACACGCGTGGAGCTGGAACTCTCCGGCCTTTACAAGAAGGGCAAGCGGTCGGTGGACGAGTACCTGATGCTCACCGCGGTTTCGAACCCCCATGCCCGGATCATCTTCCGTCCGCCCGCGGGCGAGGCGGTGATCTACGAGCGTGCATCCGAGGAACTCCCGGTCGAGGCGCTGGAGATCAAGCCCCATCCGCACGGGGTCGAACTCGGCATGCTCATCAAGATGCTCCAGGACACATCCGGGCATACAGTGAAGTCGGCGCTCAAGGGCGATTTCTCCCGGGTGTCGGACATGATCGCCGAGGAAATCTGCCAGATGGCGAAGGTAAAGCCCTCGGCGAAACCCCGTAACCTGACCGCCCACGACATCGAGGCGCTTTACAAGGCGATGCAGACCGTGAAGATCATGGCGCCGCCGTCGAACTGCCTTTCCCCCATCGGCGAGGCCCGCCTGGAAGCCAGCCTCAAGGCGAGGTTCAAGGCGGCGTTCGTCACTTCGACGACGCGCAAGCCCGTCGTCTACCGGGGAAATCCCTTCCAGATCGAGGTGGGGCTCGCCTATGGCGGCGACCTGCCGGCCGATGAACTCTGCGACGTGTTCCGGTTCGCCAACCGGGTGCCGCTCCAGTACCAGCAGGGTGCCTGCGCCATTCATCGTTCCGTGCTGACGACCGACTGGAAATCGTACGGCCTGCAGCAATCGCGTGGCGCCCTGCCCACCGGCCCATTCGTTGTGATGGTCCACATGGCCAGCGTGTGGGTACCGTTCACCAGCGAATCGAAGGAAGCGATCGCCCACTACGACGAGATCATCAAGGAGATCAAGCTCGCCATCCAGGAATGCGGACGCCGCCTCAAGCTCTACGTGAGCGGCCAGCGCCGCACGGCCGACGAGTTCGCCAAGCGCAGCTACATGCAGAAATACATCCCGCTGGTGGGCGAGGCACTGCGGCTCCTGCTCGAATTGAACCAGAAGCAGGAACAGGAAGTGACCGACCGGCTCCGGAAAGTGCTGGAACGGACCCGTGCCACTGCGCTCCCGATCCGTCGCAAGGGCACTGTCTCCGATGAGGAACTGGCCATCCTTCGCGCCGCCGACAGGGAAGCTGCCGCAGCACAGGCGGCGGAATAG
- a CDS encoding 1-acyl-sn-glycerol-3-phosphate acyltransferase: MAHQKPKDKDPLDRLLFWRRLRPRPDASMTEAEARMAGVIPPDGWKRPAYAFPERAMSTFAWGRLAAFVARSRRRNDSGSSAPGLERSRAFCRGALEALDIDLKVSGTSRLPPTETGILFMWNQTSHLDHLILGAVVDRPVRSLYNVELAKVPVYGPWLRKQGHYLVDRYNEEQWRESISRAATDVREKGVSILISPEGTRSWDGRLLPMKRGAFILAIESGAPIVPIIIRGAHRALPRTSGIIRPGTIEVEFGPLVDPRPFTQETRSRLKAQVAEILRRGEP, translated from the coding sequence ATGGCTCACCAGAAACCGAAGGATAAGGATCCCCTCGACCGGCTGCTGTTCTGGCGGCGGCTCCGCCCGCGCCCCGATGCAAGCATGACCGAGGCCGAAGCCCGCATGGCCGGCGTAATCCCGCCCGATGGCTGGAAGCGGCCGGCCTATGCGTTTCCCGAACGGGCCATGTCCACGTTCGCGTGGGGACGGCTCGCGGCTTTTGTGGCCCGGTCCCGCCGCCGCAATGACAGCGGCAGCAGCGCGCCGGGACTCGAACGCTCCCGCGCCTTCTGCCGCGGGGCGCTCGAAGCCCTCGATATTGACCTGAAAGTGAGCGGCACCTCCCGGCTGCCGCCTACGGAAACCGGCATCCTGTTCATGTGGAACCAGACCAGCCACCTGGACCACCTGATCCTGGGAGCTGTCGTGGACCGGCCGGTAAGGAGTCTCTACAACGTCGAGCTGGCGAAAGTCCCCGTCTACGGTCCCTGGCTTCGCAAACAGGGGCACTACCTCGTGGACCGGTACAACGAGGAACAGTGGCGGGAGTCCATCTCCCGCGCCGCTACCGATGTGCGCGAGAAGGGGGTTTCCATCCTGATCTCCCCCGAAGGCACCCGGAGCTGGGACGGCAGGCTGCTCCCGATGAAACGCGGCGCTTTTATCCTCGCCATCGAATCGGGAGCGCCAATCGTGCCCATTATCATCCGGGGCGCACACCGCGCCCTTCCCCGGACGAGCGGCATCATCCGGCCGGGAACGATTGAGGTCGAGTTCGGCCCACTGGTCGATCCACGGCCCTTCACCCAGGAAACCCGATCCCGGCTCAAGGCCCAGGTGGCGGAAATTCTGCGGCGCGGAGAGCCCTGA
- a CDS encoding glutaredoxin: MSDTGSAAHFTIYTTPICPFCVSAKRLLTQRGYRFREISAADPEVRTEISSRSGMRTVPVIYLGDRLIGGYMELAELDQKGELAKLLASPAE, from the coding sequence ATGAGCGACACCGGTTCCGCTGCACACTTTACCATCTACACCACCCCCATCTGCCCGTTCTGCGTCAGTGCCAAGCGTCTGCTGACACAGCGTGGATACCGGTTCCGCGAGATATCGGCAGCCGACCCGGAAGTCCGGACGGAAATCTCCAGCCGGAGCGGCATGCGTACCGTGCCGGTGATCTACCTTGGAGACCGGCTGATTGGCGGGTACATGGAACTGGCCGAACTGGACCAGAAGGGCGAACTGGCGAAACTGTTGGCTAGCCCGGCGGAATGA
- a CDS encoding aminodeoxychorismate/anthranilate synthase component II — MILLIDNYDSFTYNLYQYLAELGAEVKVVRNDRITVEEIEKLAPKGIVVSPGPCTPDEAGISLDVFGKLPGKLPILGVCLGHQSMGQAFGGKVIRAKLPMHGKTSQIHHDGKGVFAGLANPFEATRYHSLVVEKASLPLVLEVSAWTDDGEIMGLRHKSLPVEGVQFHPESILTVEGKKLIANFLRTCGIDTRRAA; from the coding sequence ATGATCCTGCTGATCGATAACTACGATTCGTTCACGTATAACCTTTACCAGTATCTGGCGGAACTGGGCGCCGAGGTGAAGGTGGTTCGTAACGACCGGATTACCGTGGAGGAGATCGAGAAACTCGCTCCCAAAGGGATCGTCGTGAGCCCCGGTCCCTGCACCCCGGACGAAGCAGGCATCAGCCTGGACGTGTTCGGTAAACTGCCGGGGAAACTCCCCATCCTCGGCGTATGTCTCGGCCACCAGTCGATGGGGCAGGCGTTCGGGGGGAAGGTAATCCGGGCGAAGCTGCCCATGCACGGCAAGACCAGCCAGATCCACCACGACGGGAAGGGCGTCTTTGCCGGACTTGCCAATCCGTTTGAGGCGACACGTTACCATTCGCTCGTCGTGGAGAAGGCGTCACTTCCGCTGGTTCTGGAGGTCTCGGCCTGGACTGACGATGGCGAAATCATGGGGCTCCGGCACAAGTCGCTGCCGGTCGAGGGTGTGCAGTTTCATCCGGAGTCGATACTCACCGTGGAAGGGAAGAAGCTGATCGCCAATTTCCTGCGAACCTGCGGTATCGACACCCGGCGGGCGGCCTGA
- a CDS encoding NAD(P)H-dependent oxidoreductase: MITILSGTNRPGSNTLKVASIGMAFYRDSKVDAQLLDLAKLPAGIFSPEHYGKPPAEFQPFQKMILETDGILVVTPEYNGGFPGALKYFIDLLKFPDSLVGKPAAFIGVAAGRFGALRPIEQLEMIFQYREAHIYGKRVLLPAVESKLSADGTAIADESIRERFEQMLLGFGEFCRRLK, encoded by the coding sequence ATGATTACGATCCTTTCCGGCACGAACCGGCCCGGCTCCAACACGCTGAAGGTGGCCAGTATCGGCATGGCCTTTTACCGGGATAGCAAGGTGGACGCGCAGCTTCTGGATCTTGCAAAACTTCCCGCCGGGATATTTTCTCCTGAGCATTACGGCAAGCCGCCGGCGGAGTTCCAGCCGTTCCAGAAGATGATCCTGGAAACGGATGGGATCCTCGTCGTGACACCCGAATACAACGGCGGGTTTCCGGGCGCACTCAAGTATTTCATAGATCTTCTCAAGTTCCCCGACAGTCTCGTGGGGAAGCCGGCCGCCTTTATTGGTGTGGCTGCCGGGCGGTTTGGCGCGCTCAGGCCCATCGAGCAGCTCGAAATGATCTTTCAGTACCGGGAAGCGCATATCTACGGAAAGCGGGTGCTGCTCCCGGCCGTGGAGTCGAAACTGAGCGCAGACGGAACGGCGATCGCCGACGAATCGATCCGCGAGCGGTTCGAGCAGATGCTCCTGGGTTTCGGCGAGTTCTGCCGCAGGCTGAAATGA
- a CDS encoding tetratricopeptide repeat protein, whose product MNRAPERRIPAGPGGAIMRHVGRVFKLTVVVLALAGQAAAQQSASPSSLERVAMPDGGRFGFLEQEETRELYRQAFIRLSPGPNHNPAGAVELAKKALALEPDNPKGHLLYAEVKVRAGSVEEGISFLKDLITKNPAENSYRTALAQVYFSQRRDDEAYRFLEEEIAAQPDDVVLRAFRGESRLFVTGDFALAEADFHVLVEKSPEDPRLWTSLGFARFQQGKLMSAREAFRKALVLDPEFVEARNNLAWVDHKEKKFEEALRAFDAVLAGHPDYRPAHLGRAYTLRDMGDLRGSIQSYKKLIEIDPNFVLVLDMLVLYVRLYQWFLYALIAAGLVWFGRLYLRTIRRDRRKAGRALERR is encoded by the coding sequence ATGAACAGGGCTCCGGAGAGACGGATTCCGGCGGGGCCGGGCGGAGCGATCATGCGGCATGTGGGGCGGGTGTTCAAGCTGACGGTGGTGGTGCTGGCCCTTGCCGGCCAGGCGGCAGCCCAGCAGTCCGCCAGCCCTTCGTCGCTGGAACGGGTAGCCATGCCGGACGGCGGCCGGTTCGGCTTCCTCGAACAGGAAGAAACCCGCGAATTGTACCGGCAGGCATTTATCCGGCTCTCGCCGGGTCCGAACCACAATCCGGCGGGTGCTGTCGAACTGGCCAAAAAGGCGCTGGCGCTGGAGCCGGACAATCCCAAGGGGCACCTGCTCTATGCCGAAGTGAAGGTGCGGGCAGGTTCAGTGGAGGAGGGGATTTCCTTCCTCAAGGATCTGATCACGAAAAATCCGGCCGAGAATTCGTACAGAACCGCCCTCGCTCAGGTCTATTTCAGCCAGCGGCGGGACGATGAGGCATACCGGTTCCTTGAGGAGGAGATCGCGGCGCAGCCAGACGACGTTGTGCTTCGTGCATTCCGGGGGGAGTCGCGCCTTTTCGTGACCGGCGACTTTGCGCTGGCCGAAGCCGATTTTCATGTGCTGGTCGAAAAATCGCCGGAAGACCCCCGCCTGTGGACCTCACTCGGTTTCGCCCGGTTCCAGCAGGGGAAGCTGATGTCGGCCAGGGAGGCATTCCGGAAGGCACTCGTTCTTGATCCGGAGTTCGTGGAGGCCCGCAACAACCTTGCCTGGGTCGATCACAAGGAAAAGAAGTTCGAAGAGGCCCTTCGGGCGTTCGATGCGGTGCTGGCCGGCCATCCGGACTACCGGCCGGCGCATCTGGGCCGCGCCTATACCTTGAGAGACATGGGCGATCTGCGGGGTTCCATCCAGTCCTACAAGAAACTGATCGAAATCGATCCCAATTTCGTACTCGTGCTCGACATGCTCGTTCTGTATGTCAGACTGTACCAGTGGTTCCTGTACGCCCTGATCGCGGCCGGGCTCGTCTGGTTCGGCCGCCTCTATCTCCGCACGATCCGGCGCGACCGGCGCAAGGCCGGGCGCGCACTCGAACGCCGCTAG
- a CDS encoding radical SAM protein, with protein sequence MTDRTNRKILLIAPENTFGIGFARIPNLGMGYAAAAARAAGFGFDWLDAAEKPFSSGDVLRQVQNASPPYTAIGLNVFTASLSPSRNLAAQLGKIPGIPPLILGGPHPTFEPEETFSEIPAARFLFLGECEEGLGPLLDLLAGSLEPSEPELAKIPNLCWRAPDGTIRKNPRSFVADLDRIGMLPWDRIRPDRYPLAPNGIFSRRNRIAPMIATRGCPYTCTFCGAPNSMGKKIRTRSPEHMIEEIRWLQRDFGIHEIHFMDDNFTLDRRFLRAFCEAVLRAGLRFDWACPNGVRLDSLTEETLPLMERAGCYSFAVGIESGSQRVLDLIEKKLTLEEIEEKVALVRRLTDIRMTGFFVIGLPGETEAEVNQTIDFARRLPIHRANFFNYSPFPGSPIYDRLKADGRLDGLDLSSLYIHRVQYASDELGHDRLKRLQRKAYVSFYARPGVLWGIAREIRSFSQVATIGRRVGLLAG encoded by the coding sequence ATGACTGACCGCACAAACCGCAAAATCCTGCTCATAGCCCCGGAAAACACGTTCGGAATCGGGTTTGCCCGGATTCCGAACCTGGGAATGGGCTACGCGGCGGCGGCGGCCAGAGCCGCAGGTTTCGGATTCGACTGGCTCGATGCGGCTGAAAAGCCCTTCAGTAGCGGCGACGTGCTACGCCAAGTCCAGAACGCCTCGCCGCCCTACACGGCAATCGGGCTGAACGTCTTTACTGCTTCGCTCTCCCCCTCGCGGAACCTCGCGGCGCAACTGGGAAAAATCCCAGGCATTCCGCCCCTCATCCTTGGCGGTCCGCACCCGACATTTGAGCCGGAAGAGACGTTCAGCGAGATACCCGCCGCCCGCTTCCTGTTCCTGGGCGAGTGCGAAGAGGGGCTGGGCCCCCTGCTGGACCTTCTCGCCGGTTCACTGGAGCCTTCTGAACCCGAACTGGCAAAAATCCCGAACCTCTGCTGGCGAGCCCCTGACGGAACGATCCGGAAAAATCCGCGATCGTTTGTCGCCGACCTGGACCGGATCGGCATGCTGCCATGGGACCGGATCCGGCCGGACCGGTACCCGCTGGCTCCCAACGGGATATTCTCCAGGCGCAACCGGATCGCGCCGATGATCGCCACCCGCGGCTGCCCGTATACCTGCACCTTCTGCGGCGCACCCAACAGCATGGGCAAGAAGATCCGCACCCGCTCGCCGGAGCACATGATCGAGGAGATCCGCTGGCTCCAGCGTGACTTCGGCATCCACGAAATCCACTTCATGGACGACAACTTCACGCTGGACCGCCGGTTCCTCAGGGCCTTCTGCGAAGCGGTCCTCAGGGCCGGACTCAGGTTCGACTGGGCCTGCCCGAACGGCGTCCGTCTCGATTCGCTTACCGAAGAAACCCTGCCGCTCATGGAACGGGCTGGCTGCTATTCGTTTGCCGTCGGCATCGAATCGGGCAGCCAGCGGGTGCTCGACCTGATCGAGAAGAAGCTCACCCTGGAGGAGATCGAGGAGAAAGTGGCTCTTGTCCGCCGCCTGACGGATATTCGCATGACCGGATTTTTCGTCATCGGGCTTCCGGGCGAAACGGAGGCGGAGGTCAACCAGACGATCGATTTCGCACGGCGGCTGCCAATTCACCGGGCCAACTTCTTCAACTACTCGCCGTTTCCGGGAAGCCCGATCTATGACCGGCTGAAGGCGGACGGGCGTCTGGACGGTCTCGACCTTTCCAGTCTCTACATACATCGCGTCCAGTATGCGTCCGACGAACTGGGACACGACCGCCTGAAAAGACTGCAGCGAAAGGCATATGTGAGTTTCTACGCCCGGCCGGGAGTACTGTGGGGAATCGCCCGCGAGATCAGATCGTTCAGCCAGGTGGCGACAATCGGACGCCGGGTCGGCCTGCTGGCCGGCTGA
- the ftsY gene encoding signal recognition particle-docking protein FtsY, with translation MEFIHQNLYWIVPLALALGFLAAAFIWKRLPPPEVSSPGQEIPPPEQPDAETVPAVPAPAAPPALPPSPATEPEPSAPEREEPATPDYDGGLKRTRGIFARLRSILAGQPAIGPSTWDDLEELLITADIGVKTTEALISQVRAKKPKDPDAVRQELRVAILKILETVEHADPVQTGLKPRVVMIAGVNGVGKTTTIGKIAHHYRKAGLSLMLGAADTFRAAAVDQLDVWCQRTGAEIVRGRENADPSGVAYESVEQAKKRGMDVLIVDTAGRLHTATNLMEELKKVKRVIGKAMEGAPHEVWLVVDGTTGQNAISQVREFHQALALTGLIVTKLDGTSKGGALISIVNEFRLPVRYIGVGERLADLTPFDPGRFVSEIFREGE, from the coding sequence ATGGAATTCATTCACCAGAACCTTTACTGGATCGTCCCGCTCGCACTCGCTCTCGGCTTTCTGGCGGCCGCCTTCATCTGGAAACGTCTTCCGCCGCCGGAAGTTTCCTCGCCCGGACAGGAGATTCCGCCGCCTGAACAGCCAGATGCGGAAACAGTTCCGGCTGTGCCCGCACCCGCCGCTCCTCCGGCCCTGCCGCCATCTCCAGCTACGGAACCCGAGCCTTCCGCGCCCGAGCGGGAAGAACCCGCAACACCGGATTACGACGGCGGGCTCAAGCGCACGCGCGGTATTTTCGCACGGCTCCGGTCCATACTCGCCGGACAGCCGGCCATCGGGCCATCCACCTGGGACGACCTCGAGGAACTGCTCATTACCGCGGACATCGGCGTCAAGACGACCGAGGCCCTGATCTCCCAGGTCCGGGCGAAGAAACCCAAGGACCCCGATGCTGTCCGGCAGGAACTTCGCGTCGCCATCCTGAAAATCCTGGAAACGGTGGAACATGCCGATCCGGTGCAAACCGGCCTGAAGCCACGCGTGGTGATGATCGCCGGCGTCAACGGTGTCGGGAAAACCACGACTATCGGCAAGATAGCGCACCACTACCGCAAGGCCGGTCTCAGCCTGATGCTCGGCGCGGCCGACACCTTCCGGGCGGCGGCCGTGGATCAGCTGGATGTCTGGTGCCAGCGCACCGGCGCGGAAATCGTCCGTGGCAGGGAGAATGCCGATCCGTCCGGCGTCGCCTACGAATCGGTCGAGCAGGCAAAAAAGCGGGGCATGGATGTGCTTATCGTTGACACTGCCGGGCGGCTGCACACGGCCACGAACCTGATGGAAGAGCTCAAGAAGGTGAAGCGGGTGATCGGCAAGGCGATGGAAGGCGCCCCTCACGAGGTCTGGCTGGTCGTGGACGGCACCACTGGACAGAACGCCATCAGCCAGGTCCGGGAGTTCCACCAGGCGCTTGCCCTCACCGGCCTGATCGTCACCAAACTCGATGGAACCTCCAAGGGCGGAGCGCTCATCTCGATCGTCAACGAGTTCAGGCTCCCGGTCCGCTATATCGGTGTCGGCGAGCGGCTCGCCGACCTGACGCCCTTCGATCCCGGCCGGTTCGTCAGTGAAATCTTCCGCGAGGGCGAATAA